The Methanobrevibacter sp. TLL-48-HuF1 genomic sequence CTGTCAATATCTAAAAGAACTTTATCAAAGAATGCAGGGTTTAAATCATCAGCATTCATGTTTCTTAAATATTTAGCTATTGTATAATAGGACATATAGATAGTTGAGTCTGTAAGAGGTTCTATTAACCATTGTTTGTCCCAAGGAAGTCTGGTTCCAAGTCCGACATTCCTGGAACATGCCCAGTCATCTAACCAGTCAATATAATATTCAAAGTTGTTTTTAACTTCTTTAGGAATGATGGTTTCACCATTAAGAACTTCATGGGTTTTTGCAGTCCATTCTTCATCTGAATATTTAAGGAACCATTGATTGTCCATTATTTTAACAACACAGTCTTCACCACATCTGCAGATAACTGGCCTTTCTGCAAAGTCATACATGATGGTAGCCATGTTTTTAGCTATCATATCAGCTTTAAATTCTTCTCTAGCTACTGATACTTTTTTACCACCATATTCCGGAATATGTTCGCTGATAATACCTTTTCTGTGCTCTACTTTGTATAATTCATTAGTAGCATCATGAAGTTTAGGGTCATTTTGATCTTTAATGCCTAATTTTTCAATTATTTCTGCAGCAGGAATTTCTCCGTATCCTTTTACACTACATACGTTAATCGGATTTACATCATCAATAATGTCTTCTAAATGATATTTGGCTATTAATTCTTTATTGTTTTTTAAGTCCTGAAGAGCAATGTAGTCTGCCGGTGCATCTGCAGGTTCTGAAAATACTACTCCACTACCATATGAACCACTTACGAAGCTAGCAGGGAATATTGGTAATTTGTCGCCGGTAAAGGGATTTTCAACAAATCCTCCAATTAAGTCATTAGGGTCTATTTCCTGAATAATGTCCAAATCTTTAATTTGATGTTTTAAATTGTGGTGAGCTTCTTTTGTAATAATCCAGTGTTCGCCTTCAGCATTGACCTCAATATATTCAATATCAGGATTTAACCAAATGTTGGTAGCTCCGATAATAGTTTCTGGTCTTAAAGTAGCTGTAACAAGGATTTTATCATCCATTTTAAATTTAAGTAATGTTAATTCATTAACTCCTACTCCTTCCCCTTCAAGTAAATCATGATCTCCAACAGGGTTTTTATCTCTTGGACAGTATTTTACTGGATGTTCTCCTTTTATAATTAATCCTTTATCTTTTAATTTGCCGATTTGCCATTCTACAAATTTTTTGTAAGTCGGATCAATGGTTCTGAATTCTCTTCTCCAGTCAATGGAATATCCCATATCGTGCATTACTTCATTGTATTCGCTACTGAAATATCTTACAATGTATTCCGGGTCTGCTAAATTAGGAAGTTCCTCTTTAGGAACTTTGTGAACATTTTCATATAAATCCAAGGTCCATGGATCTTTTCTTCTAACCCTTTCAGCTATTCCAATAACGGGAGCTCCGGTTACGTGCCATGCCATCGGGAATAATACGTTGTAGCCTTCCATTCTTTTAAATCTTGCATAAACGTCAGGAACAGTGTATGTACGCCCATGTCCAATATGCATAGCACCACTAGGATATGGAAATGCTACAGTAAGGAATAATTTTTCTTTATCGTTAGGGTCAGATTCAAAAAGTTTGTCATCTTCCCATTTTTTCTGCCATTTTTTTTCTATATTTTCTGTCACTAAATCACCATTACAGTCTTTTCAGGGCTTTCAGGAACTTTGCTTTTATGTGCGTTCCTTTTTACTTTATTTATAATCATATCAATTTCATCAATTGAAATATCTAAGTTTTTAGCTATTTCTTCTTTTGAAGTTTCTTTATCTTTGTACTGGTAAAGAATTTTATCTAAGTTTTCATAGGTCATTCCTATTTCATCTTCATCAGTCTGATTGTTCCATAAACCTGCGCGGGGAGGTTTATTGATTATTTCTTCAGGAACTCCTATATATTTAGCTAATTCAAATACATCAGTTTTGTATAAATCTCCAATTGGTTCAATATCACAGGCTCCGTCTCCGTGTTTTGTAAAGTATCCAATTAGTATTTCACTTTTATTTCCGGTTCCGCTTACAAGGTAACCTTTTGAATTTGCATAATAATATATGATAGACATTCTGATTCTGGCTTTAAGGTTTCCAATAGCTAACTGTTCGTTTTCTGTTTTATATTGTGTAACAGATAAAAATTCGTTTAAAATACTGTCAATAGCCATTTCCTTATAATCAATACCTAATATTTTAGCAATGTCTGTTCCATGAATTTTATCTTCTGTTGGGGTGGTTGTAGATGGCATAACAATTCCAAATACATTTTCTTTACCAACAGCTTCTGTAGCTAAGTATGCAGTTAATGTTGAATCTATTCCACCACTTAATCCAACAACAAGTCCTTTTGCATTAGCTTCAGATACTTTGTCTTGAATGAATTTGATTATGCTTTCTTTTGTTGTTTTAGTATCTAATTTTGGAAGCTCGTTCATGCTTTACACTCCTTGGAAAAATTTTAATGATAATTATTATGATTTTTTTAACTTATATATTAGATAGTAAACTTTTATATATGAAAAAATTATAAAATTACTTTTAGTTACTAAAATTAAATTTTTAATATGGAGGTAATTTTCTTGGCATTTAAAGATTATTTTAAATTTAACAAAGATGAAACAACTTTTATGTTTATTGGAGGAAAAGGAGGAGTTGGAAAAACTTCAATTTCTTCAGCAACAGCATTATGGCTTGCAGAACAAGGTAAAAAAACATTAATTGTATCAACTGATCCTGCACATTCTTTATCTGACTCTTTGGAAGTGCCGATTGGCCATTATCCTAGAGAAATTAAAACAAATTTATTTGCAGTTGAAATAGATCCTGATGAAGCTATGGCTCAAAAACAAGCAGTTCTTGATGCTCAAAAAGCTAATTCCACTTCAGAAAGTTTAATGGGTTTAGACTTCTTATCTGACCAAATGGATATTGCATCCTCTTCTCCTGGTGCTGATGAAGCTGCTGCTTTTGAAGTATTTTTATCTGTCATGACTTCAAATGAATATGATGTTGTAGTATTTGATACTGCACCAACAGGACATACCTTAAGATTATTGTCATTCCCTGATGTAATGGACTCATGGGTAGGTAAAATGATGATGATTAAAGCAAAATTAGGTTCTGCAGCTAATTCTTTAAAAAATCTCATTCCATTTATGGATGCTGCTGATAATCCTCAAACTACTGAAGAGCTAAAAAGAACTAAAGAGCAAATTGATGAAGCTAAAAAAGTTTTATCTGATCCTGACAGAACCACATTTAAAATGGTTGTAATTCCTGAAGAAATGTCTATCTATGAATCTGAAAGAGCATTAGGTGCTTTAGAAAATTATAACATCACTGTAGATAGTGTAATTGTAAATCAGGTAATGCCGGATATTACAGATTGTGATTTCTGCCACTCCAGACACAGATTGCAGCAAAAACGTTTAGCTTTAATTGATCAAAAATTCCCAGAACAAATTATAGCTCAAGTTCCTTTATTTAAAGATGAAATTAAAGGTCAGGAAAAGTTATTGAATTTAGCTAAAATTTTATACGAAGATCAGGATAATACAGAAGTTAAACAGGAAGCTATTCAGCTTTAAAAAAAGAAATAAAAAGTTAAAATTAATATTTTAACTTAAATTTTTTTATTTTTTCAATTTATATACTATTTCTACTAAGAGAAATATAGCTATTAACACCCAAAAGATCATATTTAGAGTTCCAATATCTATTGGGAGTTGTAATCCACAAAGTTCTACCAGAATAATCAAAATTAACACAATAACTGTTAAAACATAAAGCACTTTTGATATTGTCGGTTCCTTTTGAAAGTTTTCTTTTATTTTTTTCCAATTATCTCCCATAGCATCACCATTTAATATTTTCCTAATTTTCTAGGAGTGTTGAGAGGATCCCAATATTCTTCATCAAAATACTGGTAGGTCTCTTCTTTAGTTAATTTTCTCACATTTCCATTGCTTATATATTTCGCTTGGCTGCGGTTTAAGGAATTATCTGGGTTGATATGTACTTCAACATAATCTACTTCAGGGGTTCCTTTAGGAATTAAAAACAATTTGGTATCCTGGAAATAACCTGGTCTGCTTGGTGTAAAATGACTGTACCAGTAATGTGTGTCTTTTTCATCAGCAAAAGTGACTCTGATTTTATTAGCTACTGCTTGAAATGCTACAGCAAAGGTAGCTGGGAATAATACAATTGTTGAAATTCCTGAAACAGCTCCTCCAAGAATTTTTAGAGATAAAGCGCCGATATTGTATCCAATTATGGTTGCCGGATGGATATTTTTCATGAAATTATCAATATTTTTATTTATCTGGAATATTCCATTATCTATAGTTTCCCGGATATTTTTCAACTGTTTAGCTAAACTTTCTTCAAGTAATTTAGGAATTATGCATATTGTACATTCTCCTTTTTCTGTTTTTTGAGTAGCTCCTTTATATGCAAAACCATCATCAACCAAAACAGTCTTGCAAATTCCTGTTGTTGTGTTTATGATAAGTACAGATTTGCTCCCATTTTCACAAAATACATATATTGAATCTCCGCGATTAACAAGACTGACTTCTGACTTTAAAAGAGCATTTATCACATCATCAAAAGAGCTAGTTATGTTATTGTTATAAATAATTCCAATTGGATTCATTACATGCTGTTCTATTTTTGATAAAAATAATGAGGTCATAAAGTTAAATTCAGTTATTTTACTTGTATTTTTTCCAGTTGCAGACATTCCCATATTTGGATTAGCCATGTGAAGATAAAGTTTGTCATTATCAATTCCGCCTAAAACAACTGCTGTTTTTGTTCTCTGCCAGTTAAGAGATAAATTTTTAGCATATTTATCTGCATACAAATCGCTTAAATAAGCAGAATTCAGACCAGCTAAAAACATTCCCTGGATATGTTTCAATTTATAGCTTGTTAAATAATCAAGTCCAAAAGCTAAGTTTTCTACATCTGTTTGGGTAATTTTAGAGTTAATAATAGCATATGACTGAAGTATTTCAAAGTTATTGTTTGTATTATACTTTGGATGAGTTCCGTAAGTTATATTTTCTGTTTTTTCAACTAGATTATTGTTAGTTTTAAATATGGTGCTGATTTTTTCATCAGTTATGTATCCAACGATTTTTTCTCTAGCTGTATTTAATGTCACGGTTTCATTGGTTGAGGTGAACTTTATTGGACTTATTTGGTTATTTGTAAGTTTTATATAATTAGTATTTAATTCAGTTTCGGGATTTAAACCATTAGCTAGTGCTAAATTATATCTGATTCCATATTCGTCAAATCCAGTAGTGTTAAATAGGAGACTTGCTCTTATTTCACCATTTTCAATGTAACTAATTCTCTCAGCCATTTTTCCCTCTTTATCTATTGTAACTCCAAATTGACTGATGTCTCTATCAGCAGTATTATAATAACGAATATGTGTGTAATTTTCACTGGAATAAATTAAAAGACCACTATCTTTTTGAATTCTAGTTGTTTTACCTGTTTTAATTTTAATTTCATCAAACGGTATGAAAACATATTTGTCATTAATTAAAACACTTGTTTTATTGTCTGTTTTATAGTTTGAAAGTGTGTAATTTTTTAATCCGTTACTGACTTCAAAAATTTGTTTTTTTGGTAATTTTACAATTCCTTTTTCTCCAGCTTTAACTGTATAATTATTTTCAGCTTCTACTTTAGGAAGGGTTACATTTACATAATTGGGAATAGCTATTTCATAAGTAAAATCTCTGTTTAAGTTTTTAGATATCTTTGTTGAATTTTCAGGGTGAACAATTATTTTATTTCCAATTTGAACATTCTTATAATAAGTGGTTATTATGTATTTTCCAGGGTTTAAGTTAATATTTAGAGATGCAATACTGTTTAAATTTGTAGTTTTAGTATAGAACACTCCATTTATATTAAATGTAACATTTTCTCCAGATCCTACAGGTTTTCCTTCGTTGGTTGTTACAAATGTTTTAAAAGCACTTCCATCTTTGAAATTCATTTCTAAATCACTGGTTTGAATTGTAGGTTTAACAAGTATGCTGTTTGAAACAAAACAATTCCTGTACATTGCTGTTATTATGTAATGGCCGGGATTTAAATTAATGTTTAATGATGCATAACCTGTATTATCTGAGGTTTTAGTATAGAATACTCCGTTTATATTAAAAGTCACATTTGAATATCTGGCATAGCTGCCGTCTAAATTATGTAAGTAAACAGAGTATGCTTTTTTATTTTTGTAGTATTTAGCTAAATCGTAGTTACAGCTAATTGTTGCCAATACTGTTACTTTATTGGAGCATTGTTCATTAGTTTTTGGATTATATGAAGTTATAATATATTTTCCGGGGTCTAAATTTATGTTTAATTTAGCTATTCCTTCAGTATTTGTAGTTTTTTTATAAAATACTCCATTTATGTTAAATGTTATTTCAGTGTTGGTTAGTGGTGTTCCTTTATTGTCAGTAAATCCAACATAGTACTGTGTATCATTTTTATGGTATTTAACAAGGTCGTCACCATTTATTGTAGGTTTAATTGTTATTTTGGAAGTTGAAGTTGATGGGTGATAAAAATCACAACCTTCAAATATCACTTTTGCCATATACTCTCCGGATTCTAAATTTAGGGATAACATAACCTGACCATTTGAATTGGTAATTTTGGTATAATTAGCTCCATTAATATTAATTATAACTTTAGCATTACTTATTGGGTGGTGCATATCGTTATTATTGTCGGTTAATGTTGCTATAAGTTTACTCCCATCTTTATAATGCATTTCAACTGGTGGTGAATTAATTACAGTTAATGTTTTAGCCTTGGGTGTGGAAAGTATTTCATTTTGAGGTTCTATATTATTTGTTCCTTGAAATTGGTGTTCATTAGTGTTTTCTAATTTGCTATTTATTGTTTGAGTTTCATTTTCAATTGTTGTGGCAGAAACAGTGCCTATCAAAAAAATAAATAGGAAAATGAAACTTATCAGGTTTATTTTTCTAATCATAGTATCTACCAGCTGTTAACTTTTTTTAAAAAATTAACACTTAAACTATGATTAACTAATTATAAAAGTTTTAATTTTAAAATCAAATGATAAATGCTTTTTAAAATGAATTTTAAAGGTAAATATTCCTAATAGATTATCATAATACACATGTAAGTAAATTCACTACTTGCAATATCTTTTAATGTAGATTGAACAATTTTTTCATCATCGTAACTTAAACGTTCACAGACAACTACCTGGCGGTTTTCATTTACTCCGTTATCTAATAGAAATTGTGCCATGTCTCTAACTTTTTTAGAAGGAAGCGCTATTGTTGTTTTACCGTTGTTTATAACTTTTAAAATGTCTTCAATGTTTTCTCTGCCATGAAAAGTCATAACATTTGCATTATCCCACTGAATGTGGTTACGGGCAGCAGCTAACTGAAGAGAGCTGATTCCTGGAATTACTTCTATTTTTTCTTTCGGGAAATTTTTATCATTGGCTATTCTTAAAACAGTATTTAAAACACCTGAAAATCCCGGATCTCCAGTGGATAATATTGATACAGTATTACCTTCAATAGCCAAATCCACTCCTTTTTCAAGTTTATCTAGTAAATCTTTCACATTAAATGCAAGTTTATTGTTGACATCATCAAATAAATCTATTGCTCTTGTACTTCCAACAGTGTAATCGCTACTTTTTACGGTGTCTATAGCTTTTTTAGTTAAATATTCACTTGATCCTGGACCGATTCCAATTATATAAATTTTATTTTCCATTTTATTCCTCTTTCAGTTTTTCCATTCCATTTTTTAAGAAGTCATATATTGATTTGGCTCCAACAAGCTCTTCAGGGCAATCCCAATCAGAAGGGTATAATATAAAGGGTTTGGTTTGAGTTCCACCAAGTCCGCCATGGCTGCCTATCAGTTCTTCAAATGCACAGATATCTCCACTTTCAGGGTCATAAAAACTATTTACAAGAATATCTGGCATATTTTTAAAGGCATTATGTCTTTTAAGATGTTTCGAAGCATTTTTTCCGAAATTAGCTAGTGGATTTTCTCCGATTATTCCATCACTTTCCAAATAATAAATACCATTTTCTCCAATAACCATTCCTCCGTTAGCTATTGAATTAACAAGTATAAATCCGATTCCGGGATGTTTTACAAGTCCTGGAATTAAATCGGGGAATAATGATATTATTTCCTCATAAGTTAATCTATTTTTCCATTGTGTTAAGTAAATCAGACCTAAGTTTCCAGATCCTAAAACAATCAATTCAGAGTC encodes the following:
- the leuS gene encoding leucine--tRNA ligase, with the translated sequence MTENIEKKWQKKWEDDKLFESDPNDKEKLFLTVAFPYPSGAMHIGHGRTYTVPDVYARFKRMEGYNVLFPMAWHVTGAPVIGIAERVRRKDPWTLDLYENVHKVPKEELPNLADPEYIVRYFSSEYNEVMHDMGYSIDWRREFRTIDPTYKKFVEWQIGKLKDKGLIIKGEHPVKYCPRDKNPVGDHDLLEGEGVGVNELTLLKFKMDDKILVTATLRPETIIGATNIWLNPDIEYIEVNAEGEHWIITKEAHHNLKHQIKDLDIIQEIDPNDLIGGFVENPFTGDKLPIFPASFVSGSYGSGVVFSEPADAPADYIALQDLKNNKELIAKYHLEDIIDDVNPINVCSVKGYGEIPAAEIIEKLGIKDQNDPKLHDATNELYKVEHRKGIISEHIPEYGGKKVSVAREEFKADMIAKNMATIMYDFAERPVICRCGEDCVVKIMDNQWFLKYSDEEWTAKTHEVLNGETIIPKEVKNNFEYYIDWLDDWACSRNVGLGTRLPWDKQWLIEPLTDSTIYMSYYTIAKYLRNMNADDLNPAFFDKVLLDIDSDDVKVDSETVAEIQDEFNYWYPLDWRLSAKDLVGNHLSFLMFHHSAIYPKEKWPRGTVVFGMGLLEGNKMSSSKGNVILLKDAIEQYSADVVRLFLMASAEPWQDFDWREKEVLGTKRRLEWFREFAAKVEEIKNSPLDLTNIEKVELTRTIDIWMLSQLNQHIKEATEALEGFQTRKALQESLFLLKKDVDHYLYRVKHLLDSQDPAIIYVLSTVLEAWIRLLAPFTPHTCEELWATYGGEGYVSQASWPEADESLVSPQIEKSEELVQNIIKDINQIKKMVKGDVEKIHVYLAPDWKWDLYEIAEEIGKPDIGQIMGRAIGANIYDDKKEIAAVAKKIGREMTKTKYVGKIDENQIISDALDYIGEETDDEVIIHTDDSYDPENKARNAMPYKPAIFME
- a CDS encoding NAD+ synthase — encoded protein: MNELPKLDTKTTKESIIKFIQDKVSEANAKGLVVGLSGGIDSTLTAYLATEAVGKENVFGIVMPSTTTPTEDKIHGTDIAKILGIDYKEMAIDSILNEFLSVTQYKTENEQLAIGNLKARIRMSIIYYYANSKGYLVSGTGNKSEILIGYFTKHGDGACDIEPIGDLYKTDVFELAKYIGVPEEIINKPPRAGLWNNQTDEDEIGMTYENLDKILYQYKDKETSKEEIAKNLDISIDEIDMIINKVKRNAHKSKVPESPEKTVMVI
- a CDS encoding ArsA family ATPase, with the translated sequence MEVIFLAFKDYFKFNKDETTFMFIGGKGGVGKTSISSATALWLAEQGKKTLIVSTDPAHSLSDSLEVPIGHYPREIKTNLFAVEIDPDEAMAQKQAVLDAQKANSTSESLMGLDFLSDQMDIASSSPGADEAAAFEVFLSVMTSNEYDVVVFDTAPTGHTLRLLSFPDVMDSWVGKMMMIKAKLGSAANSLKNLIPFMDAADNPQTTEELKRTKEQIDEAKKVLSDPDRTTFKMVVIPEEMSIYESERALGALENYNITVDSVIVNQVMPDITDCDFCHSRHRLQQKRLALIDQKFPEQIIAQVPLFKDEIKGQEKLLNLAKILYEDQDNTEVKQEAIQL
- a CDS encoding adhesin; its protein translation is MIRKINLISFIFLFIFLIGTVSATTIENETQTINSKLENTNEHQFQGTNNIEPQNEILSTPKAKTLTVINSPPVEMHYKDGSKLIATLTDNNNDMHHPISNAKVIININGANYTKITNSNGQVMLSLNLESGEYMAKVIFEGCDFYHPSTSTSKITIKPTINGDDLVKYHKNDTQYYVGFTDNKGTPLTNTEITFNINGVFYKKTTNTEGIAKLNINLDPGKYIITSYNPKTNEQCSNKVTVLATISCNYDLAKYYKNKKAYSVYLHNLDGSYARYSNVTFNINGVFYTKTSDNTGYASLNINLNPGHYIITAMYRNCFVSNSILVKPTIQTSDLEMNFKDGSAFKTFVTTNEGKPVGSGENVTFNINGVFYTKTTNLNSIASLNINLNPGKYIITTYYKNVQIGNKIIVHPENSTKISKNLNRDFTYEIAIPNYVNVTLPKVEAENNYTVKAGEKGIVKLPKKQIFEVSNGLKNYTLSNYKTDNKTSVLINDKYVFIPFDEIKIKTGKTTRIQKDSGLLIYSSENYTHIRYYNTADRDISQFGVTIDKEGKMAERISYIENGEIRASLLFNTTGFDEYGIRYNLALANGLNPETELNTNYIKLTNNQISPIKFTSTNETVTLNTAREKIVGYITDEKISTIFKTNNNLVEKTENITYGTHPKYNTNNNFEILQSYAIINSKITQTDVENLAFGLDYLTSYKLKHIQGMFLAGLNSAYLSDLYADKYAKNLSLNWQRTKTAVVLGGIDNDKLYLHMANPNMGMSATGKNTSKITEFNFMTSLFLSKIEQHVMNPIGIIYNNNITSSFDDVINALLKSEVSLVNRGDSIYVFCENGSKSVLIINTTTGICKTVLVDDGFAYKGATQKTEKGECTICIIPKLLEESLAKQLKNIRETIDNGIFQINKNIDNFMKNIHPATIIGYNIGALSLKILGGAVSGISTIVLFPATFAVAFQAVANKIRVTFADEKDTHYWYSHFTPSRPGYFQDTKLFLIPKGTPEVDYVEVHINPDNSLNRSQAKYISNGNVRKLTKEETYQYFDEEYWDPLNTPRKLGKY
- a CDS encoding cobalt-precorrin-7 (C(5))-methyltransferase yields the protein MENKIYIIGIGPGSSEYLTKKAIDTVKSSDYTVGSTRAIDLFDDVNNKLAFNVKDLLDKLEKGVDLAIEGNTVSILSTGDPGFSGVLNTVLRIANDKNFPKEKIEVIPGISSLQLAAARNHIQWDNANVMTFHGRENIEDILKVINNGKTTIALPSKKVRDMAQFLLDNGVNENRQVVVCERLSYDDEKIVQSTLKDIASSEFTYMCIMIIY